From a single Eleginops maclovinus isolate JMC-PN-2008 ecotype Puerto Natales chromosome 2, JC_Emac_rtc_rv5, whole genome shotgun sequence genomic region:
- the LOC134859499 gene encoding B-cell receptor-associated protein 29-like isoform X2, translating to MLTSSCCECVSAHACLDFPILLIVQLGLEITVTMTLQWTAVAFFLYAEIALNLILCIPFISASRWRSVFSWRIWNWLTPYWNKCFFTMIMVLIVLFLDAVREVHKYSGAEPMHDVKINPNLFDNVHMKLFRAQRNLYISGFSLFLWLIMRRTVTLLNQVAVTVENSAGLQAQTDSAVKAAKQHQDDNLKLKQALLNEEKAMSAKNQLLKLETEKLADQVKASEEAVRKSCAEVEAMKRQSKGLAQEYDRLLSEHHQLQNVKSGDKKDQ from the exons ATGCTCACCAGCAGctgttgtgaatgtgtgtcagcGCATGCGTGTCTTGACTTTCCTATTCTTCTGATCGTACAACTTGGTCTG GAAATCACAGTCACAATGACGCTCCAGTGGACGGCTGTGGCTTTCTTCCTCTATGCAGAGATAGCACTGAACCTCATCTTGTGTATACCCTTCATTTCAGCAAGCAG ATGGCGTTCTGTTTTCAGCTGGAGAATATGGAACTGGTTGACTCCATATTGGAACAAATGCTTTTTTACCATGATCATGGTTCTTATTGTTCTTTTCCTTG ATGCTGTCCGGGAGGTGCACAAGTACTCAGGTGCTGAGCCAATGCACGATGTCAAGATTAACCCAAATTTGTTCGACAATGTCCACATGAAGCTGTTCAGAGCGCAGAGGAACCTCTACATATCTGGCTTCTCGCTCTTCCTCTGGCT TATCATGCGCCGGACTGTCACCTTGCTGAACCAGGTGGCTGTCACCGTGGAGAACAGTGCAGGTCTTCAGGCACAGACGGACAGTGCTGTCAAAGCAGCAAAGCAGCATCAGGATGACAACCTGAAGCTCAAGCAA GCGCTCCTAAATGAAGAAAAAGCCATGTCAGCAAAAAACCAGCTACTGAAGCTGGAGACTGAGAAGCTGGCAGATCAAGTGAAGGCTTCTGAGGAAG ctgtgcgCAAGTCTTGTGCTGAAGTGGAGGCCATGAAGAGGCAGTCTAAGGGTCTGGCACAAGAGTATGACAGACTGTTGAGTGAACACCATCAACTCCAG AATGTCAAGAGTGGAGATAAAAAGGATCAGTAA
- the LOC134859499 gene encoding B-cell receptor-associated protein 29-like isoform X1: MDFHCTCLGNYLAYLSSGTYKQYGFWKAFEIVSSWWTALTEITVTMTLQWTAVAFFLYAEIALNLILCIPFISASRWRSVFSWRIWNWLTPYWNKCFFTMIMVLIVLFLDAVREVHKYSGAEPMHDVKINPNLFDNVHMKLFRAQRNLYISGFSLFLWLIMRRTVTLLNQVAVTVENSAGLQAQTDSAVKAAKQHQDDNLKLKQALLNEEKAMSAKNQLLKLETEKLADQVKASEEAVRKSCAEVEAMKRQSKGLAQEYDRLLSEHHQLQNVKSGDKKDQ, translated from the exons ATGGACTTCCACTGCACTTGTTTGGGGAACTATTTGGCTTATTTGAGCAGTGGCACCTACAAACAGTATGGCTTTTGGAAGGCTTTTGAGATTGTTTCTTCATGGTGGACAGCACTTACT GAAATCACAGTCACAATGACGCTCCAGTGGACGGCTGTGGCTTTCTTCCTCTATGCAGAGATAGCACTGAACCTCATCTTGTGTATACCCTTCATTTCAGCAAGCAG ATGGCGTTCTGTTTTCAGCTGGAGAATATGGAACTGGTTGACTCCATATTGGAACAAATGCTTTTTTACCATGATCATGGTTCTTATTGTTCTTTTCCTTG ATGCTGTCCGGGAGGTGCACAAGTACTCAGGTGCTGAGCCAATGCACGATGTCAAGATTAACCCAAATTTGTTCGACAATGTCCACATGAAGCTGTTCAGAGCGCAGAGGAACCTCTACATATCTGGCTTCTCGCTCTTCCTCTGGCT TATCATGCGCCGGACTGTCACCTTGCTGAACCAGGTGGCTGTCACCGTGGAGAACAGTGCAGGTCTTCAGGCACAGACGGACAGTGCTGTCAAAGCAGCAAAGCAGCATCAGGATGACAACCTGAAGCTCAAGCAA GCGCTCCTAAATGAAGAAAAAGCCATGTCAGCAAAAAACCAGCTACTGAAGCTGGAGACTGAGAAGCTGGCAGATCAAGTGAAGGCTTCTGAGGAAG ctgtgcgCAAGTCTTGTGCTGAAGTGGAGGCCATGAAGAGGCAGTCTAAGGGTCTGGCACAAGAGTATGACAGACTGTTGAGTGAACACCATCAACTCCAG AATGTCAAGAGTGGAGATAAAAAGGATCAGTAA
- the LOC134859499 gene encoding B-cell receptor-associated protein 29-like isoform X3: protein MTLQWTAVAFFLYAEIALNLILCIPFISASRWRSVFSWRIWNWLTPYWNKCFFTMIMVLIVLFLDAVREVHKYSGAEPMHDVKINPNLFDNVHMKLFRAQRNLYISGFSLFLWLIMRRTVTLLNQVAVTVENSAGLQAQTDSAVKAAKQHQDDNLKLKQALLNEEKAMSAKNQLLKLETEKLADQVKASEEAVRKSCAEVEAMKRQSKGLAQEYDRLLSEHHQLQNVKSGDKKDQ from the exons ATGACGCTCCAGTGGACGGCTGTGGCTTTCTTCCTCTATGCAGAGATAGCACTGAACCTCATCTTGTGTATACCCTTCATTTCAGCAAGCAG ATGGCGTTCTGTTTTCAGCTGGAGAATATGGAACTGGTTGACTCCATATTGGAACAAATGCTTTTTTACCATGATCATGGTTCTTATTGTTCTTTTCCTTG ATGCTGTCCGGGAGGTGCACAAGTACTCAGGTGCTGAGCCAATGCACGATGTCAAGATTAACCCAAATTTGTTCGACAATGTCCACATGAAGCTGTTCAGAGCGCAGAGGAACCTCTACATATCTGGCTTCTCGCTCTTCCTCTGGCT TATCATGCGCCGGACTGTCACCTTGCTGAACCAGGTGGCTGTCACCGTGGAGAACAGTGCAGGTCTTCAGGCACAGACGGACAGTGCTGTCAAAGCAGCAAAGCAGCATCAGGATGACAACCTGAAGCTCAAGCAA GCGCTCCTAAATGAAGAAAAAGCCATGTCAGCAAAAAACCAGCTACTGAAGCTGGAGACTGAGAAGCTGGCAGATCAAGTGAAGGCTTCTGAGGAAG ctgtgcgCAAGTCTTGTGCTGAAGTGGAGGCCATGAAGAGGCAGTCTAAGGGTCTGGCACAAGAGTATGACAGACTGTTGAGTGAACACCATCAACTCCAG AATGTCAAGAGTGGAGATAAAAAGGATCAGTAA